A single bacterium HR11 DNA region contains:
- a CDS encoding Putative pterin-4-alpha-carbinolamine dehydratase, translating to MARPQLKVYSEEEIQVKLKEMGLDEWYYEDGWLRRKYNTDGWPTTLMLVNAIGYLAEAAWHHPDLSVTWGKLWVKLRTHHANGITDKDFELARKIEDVVLWRPGPESALEGTPNKFVFSKK from the coding sequence ATGGCACGACCCCAATTGAAGGTTTACTCGGAAGAGGAGATCCAGGTCAAGCTCAAGGAGATGGGCCTCGACGAGTGGTACTACGAGGACGGCTGGCTCCGGCGCAAATACAATACCGACGGCTGGCCGACGACCCTGATGCTCGTCAACGCCATCGGGTACCTCGCCGAGGCGGCCTGGCATCACCCGGACCTGTCCGTCACGTGGGGCAAGCTTTGGGTCAAGCTCCGCACGCATCACGCCAACGGCATCACCGACAAGGACTTCGAGCTGGCCCGGAAGATCGAAGACGTCGTCCTCTGGCGGCCGGGCCCCGAGAGTGCCCTCGAAGGCACGCCCAACAAGTTCGTCTTCAGTAAGAAGTAG
- the mtdA gene encoding Bifunctional protein MdtA: MKKILIQLDTDKHPSTFDRIVAYDAGADEVLSYGGVTPGDVRGLVLSAVFTRGVPDLKTIAVWIGGFNVALGEQILAEVQRSFFGPFRVSVMLDSNGCNTTAATAIAKLVKAHDLKGKKAVVIGLGPVGLRSALLLQQEGCSVTVTSIPPDLLGARYNPEIARQSLEMARQVPNLTVEDVPDRTALERCLEGAEIAITAGPAGVQLLRYDFWSKHPTLRWLVDFNLTEPLGIEGIKPSDDLTERDGKLVLGPLAIGNPKMKVHKACVAKLFERNDLVLNIEGVYAVARETV, encoded by the coding sequence ATGAAGAAAATCCTCATCCAACTCGACACGGACAAGCATCCGAGCACCTTCGACCGCATCGTCGCTTATGACGCCGGGGCCGACGAGGTCCTCAGTTACGGCGGCGTCACGCCGGGCGACGTGCGGGGCCTCGTCCTGAGCGCCGTCTTCACGCGGGGCGTGCCGGACCTGAAGACCATCGCCGTCTGGATCGGGGGCTTTAACGTCGCCCTGGGCGAGCAAATCCTGGCCGAGGTCCAGCGGTCCTTCTTCGGACCCTTCCGGGTGTCCGTCATGCTGGACTCGAACGGATGCAATACGACGGCGGCGACGGCCATCGCCAAGCTCGTCAAGGCCCACGACCTCAAGGGCAAGAAGGCCGTCGTGATCGGCCTGGGGCCGGTCGGCCTCCGGTCGGCCCTGCTCCTCCAGCAGGAGGGCTGTTCGGTCACGGTCACGTCCATCCCGCCGGACCTCCTGGGCGCTCGGTACAACCCGGAAATCGCCCGCCAGAGCTTGGAGATGGCTCGGCAGGTCCCGAACCTTACCGTCGAGGACGTTCCCGACCGGACGGCCCTCGAGCGCTGTCTGGAGGGGGCCGAAATCGCCATCACCGCCGGTCCGGCCGGTGTCCAGCTCCTGCGTTATGACTTCTGGTCGAAGCATCCGACGCTCCGGTGGCTGGTCGATTTCAACCTGACCGAACCCTTAGGGATCGAGGGTATTAAGCCGTCGGACGACCTGACCGAACGGGACGGCAAGCTCGTCCTGGGTCCGCTGGCCATCGGGAATCCCAAGATGAAGGTCCACAAGGCGTGCGTCGCCAAGCTCTTCGAGCGCAACGACCTCGTCTTGAACATCGAAGGGGTCTACGCCGTCGCCCGAGAAACGGTGTAA
- the ilvD gene encoding Dihydroxy-acid dehydratase yields the protein MKDTPHRRYRSDAVKRGPQWAPHRAMYRAMGLTDADIERPFVAIATSWNEATPCNIHLDRLARAAQAGVRAAGGTPRIFGTIAVSDGIAMGHEGMKASLVSREVIADSVELMVHAHQYDALVGIAGCDKSLPGMVMAMARLNVPSVFVYGGTILPGRFRGRDVTIQDVFEAVGAYAAGQLSEADLYELECAACPTEGSCAGMYTANTMAVLMEALGLALPGSATPPAPDPRRDDVARRSGEAVLRLLEMDLRPRDILTRAAFLNAITVDAAIGGSTNAVLHLLAIAREAGVELSLEDFDRISRCTPHIADLRPGGRYVMADLDRVGGVPRLMKVLLEAGLLDGDCRTVTGKTLRENLAEFVFEDEPQDVIRPVEDPIAPTGTICVLWGNLAPEGAVVKRAGVRRLVHTGPARVFDSEEAAFQAISRREIRPGDVVVIRYEGPKGGPGMREMLAVTAALVGQGLGERVALITDGRFSGATRGLMVGHVSPEAAVGGPIALLRDGDEITIDVPNRRLEVKLSPDEMAARRAVWTPPPPRYTQGALAKYARLVSSAAEGAVCR from the coding sequence ATGAAGGACACGCCGCATCGTCGGTACCGAAGCGACGCCGTCAAGCGGGGTCCCCAGTGGGCGCCCCACCGGGCCATGTATCGGGCGATGGGCCTGACGGACGCCGACATCGAGCGGCCCTTTGTGGCCATCGCCACGTCCTGGAACGAGGCGACGCCCTGCAACATCCATCTGGACCGCCTCGCTCGGGCCGCCCAAGCGGGCGTCCGGGCCGCCGGCGGGACGCCCCGGATATTCGGGACCATCGCCGTCTCGGACGGTATCGCCATGGGTCACGAGGGCATGAAGGCCTCCCTGGTCAGTCGGGAAGTCATCGCCGACAGCGTGGAGCTGATGGTCCATGCCCATCAGTACGACGCCCTCGTCGGCATCGCCGGCTGTGACAAGAGTCTGCCCGGGATGGTCATGGCCATGGCTCGGCTGAACGTCCCGTCGGTCTTTGTTTACGGGGGTACGATCCTCCCGGGCCGCTTTCGGGGTCGGGACGTGACGATCCAGGACGTCTTCGAAGCCGTCGGGGCCTATGCCGCCGGCCAGCTCAGCGAGGCCGACCTCTATGAGCTGGAGTGCGCCGCCTGTCCGACGGAGGGGTCGTGTGCGGGCATGTATACGGCCAACACGATGGCCGTCCTCATGGAGGCCCTGGGCCTGGCCCTGCCGGGAAGCGCCACCCCGCCGGCGCCCGACCCCCGTCGGGACGACGTGGCCCGCCGGAGCGGCGAGGCCGTCCTGCGTCTACTCGAGATGGACCTCCGGCCCCGGGACATCCTGACCCGGGCGGCCTTCTTGAACGCCATCACGGTCGATGCGGCCATCGGGGGTTCGACCAACGCCGTCCTGCATCTCTTGGCCATCGCTCGGGAGGCCGGCGTCGAGCTGTCGTTGGAAGACTTCGACCGCATCAGTCGGTGCACGCCCCACATCGCCGACCTGCGGCCCGGGGGCCGATACGTCATGGCCGACCTGGACCGGGTCGGCGGGGTTCCCCGACTGATGAAGGTCCTGCTGGAAGCGGGCCTGCTCGACGGGGACTGCCGGACGGTCACGGGGAAGACCCTGCGGGAGAACCTGGCCGAGTTCGTCTTTGAGGACGAGCCCCAGGACGTCATCCGCCCGGTCGAGGACCCCATCGCCCCGACCGGGACGATCTGCGTCCTGTGGGGGAACCTGGCGCCGGAGGGGGCCGTCGTCAAGCGGGCCGGCGTCCGGCGGCTGGTCCACACGGGACCGGCCCGGGTCTTCGATTCGGAGGAGGCGGCCTTTCAGGCCATCTCCCGGCGGGAGATTCGGCCCGGCGACGTCGTCGTCATCCGCTATGAGGGCCCGAAGGGAGGCCCCGGCATGCGGGAGATGCTGGCCGTGACGGCGGCCCTGGTCGGGCAGGGCCTGGGCGAGCGGGTCGCCCTCATCACGGACGGGCGCTTTTCAGGTGCGACCCGCGGCCTCATGGTGGGCCACGTATCGCCGGAGGCCGCCGTCGGCGGGCCCATCGCTCTCCTTCGGGACGGCGACGAGATCACCATCGACGTGCCGAATCGGCGTTTGGAAGTGAAGCTGTCGCCCGACGAGATGGCGGCGCGTCGGGCCGTTTGGACCCCGCCCCCGCCCCGGTACACGCAGGGGGCCCTGGCCAAGTACGCCCGGCTGGTGTCCTCGGCGGCCGAGGGAGCCGTATGCCGCTGA
- the ilvB1 gene encoding Acetolactate synthase large subunit IlvB1, which translates to MQMTGAEMILECLIREGVEVVFGLPGGANLPLYDALPRYFPRIRHYLVRHEQAAALAADAYARVTGRVGVCFATSGPGATNLVTGIANAWMDSVPVVAITGSVVRGLIGRDGFQEADITGITIPITKHNYLVRDVRAIPRVLREAFYIARSGRPGPVLVDIPRDVQQERAEFEWPEEARPRGYRPPVEPDPRAVEQAARLIAESDRPLILAGHGVIIAQAYDELRELAERANVPVITTLLGISGFPPDHPLYLGMPGMHGMHWNNLAISEADLLIAVGMRFDDRVTGRLKDFAPRARVIHIEVDPAEVGKNVRPTVTLLGDARVCLRRLNGEVRYKERSEWFARLEALKQAYPSLVYPDDPEEVRPQYVIQKIYEMTDGDAYFVTGVGQHQMWAAQFFRGRRPNSFITSGGLGTMGYEIPGAIGVQVARPGDLVWAICGDGGFQMTCQELATVAENGLPIKFAIIDNGHHGMVRQWQQLFYRGNLVASRLRNPDFVRLAEAYGILGLRAVRREDVPAVIDRALRHPGPVLIDFRVKQDENCYPMVPPGASLQETIGLPEEYRALAPKPSAVEVES; encoded by the coding sequence ATGCAGATGACCGGTGCCGAGATGATCCTGGAGTGCCTCATCCGGGAAGGCGTGGAAGTCGTCTTCGGCCTGCCCGGCGGGGCGAACCTCCCCCTGTATGACGCCCTTCCCCGCTACTTTCCCCGGATCCGGCACTACTTGGTCCGGCACGAGCAGGCGGCGGCCCTGGCGGCCGATGCCTACGCCCGGGTGACGGGCCGGGTCGGCGTGTGTTTTGCGACCTCGGGGCCTGGGGCCACGAACCTCGTGACGGGCATCGCCAACGCCTGGATGGATTCGGTCCCCGTCGTCGCCATCACGGGCTCGGTCGTCCGGGGCCTCATCGGGCGGGACGGCTTCCAGGAGGCCGACATCACGGGCATCACGATCCCCATCACGAAACACAACTACCTCGTCCGAGACGTCCGGGCCATCCCCCGGGTCCTCCGGGAGGCCTTCTACATCGCCCGGTCCGGGAGGCCCGGGCCGGTCCTGGTCGACATTCCCCGGGACGTCCAGCAGGAGCGGGCCGAGTTCGAATGGCCCGAGGAGGCCCGCCCGCGGGGATACCGACCGCCGGTCGAGCCGGACCCCCGGGCGGTCGAGCAAGCCGCCCGGCTCATCGCCGAGTCGGACCGACCCCTCATCCTGGCCGGCCACGGGGTCATCATCGCCCAGGCGTATGACGAACTCCGGGAGCTGGCCGAGCGGGCCAACGTCCCGGTCATCACGACGCTTCTGGGCATCAGCGGCTTTCCGCCGGACCACCCCCTGTATCTCGGGATGCCGGGTATGCATGGAATGCACTGGAACAACCTGGCCATCTCGGAGGCCGACCTCCTCATCGCCGTCGGGATGCGGTTCGACGACCGGGTCACGGGTCGGCTCAAGGACTTCGCCCCCCGGGCCCGGGTCATCCACATCGAGGTCGACCCGGCGGAGGTCGGCAAGAACGTGCGGCCGACGGTGACCCTGCTGGGCGACGCCCGCGTGTGCCTCCGACGGCTCAACGGGGAAGTCCGCTACAAGGAGCGGTCCGAGTGGTTCGCCCGTCTGGAGGCCCTCAAACAGGCCTATCCCTCGCTGGTCTATCCCGACGACCCGGAGGAAGTCCGGCCCCAGTACGTCATCCAGAAGATTTACGAGATGACCGACGGGGACGCCTACTTCGTGACCGGCGTCGGTCAGCACCAGATGTGGGCCGCTCAGTTCTTTCGAGGCCGTCGGCCCAATTCGTTCATCACCTCCGGGGGCCTGGGGACGATGGGCTACGAGATTCCGGGCGCCATCGGCGTTCAGGTCGCCCGACCCGGCGACCTTGTGTGGGCCATCTGCGGGGACGGCGGATTCCAGATGACGTGCCAGGAGCTGGCGACGGTGGCCGAAAACGGCCTGCCCATCAAGTTCGCCATCATCGACAACGGCCATCACGGGATGGTCCGTCAGTGGCAACAGCTCTTCTACCGGGGGAACCTGGTCGCCAGCCGGCTCCGGAACCCGGACTTCGTCCGGCTGGCCGAGGCTTACGGCATCCTGGGCCTCCGGGCCGTCCGGCGGGAAGACGTCCCGGCGGTCATCGACCGGGCCCTCCGTCATCCGGGGCCGGTCCTCATCGACTTTCGGGTCAAGCAGGACGAGAACTGCTACCCGATGGTCCCGCCGGGGGCGTCGTTACAGGAGACCATCGGCCTGCCGGAGGAGTACAGGGCCCTGGCCCCAAAGCCATCCGCCGTGGAGGTCGAGTCATGA
- the ilvH gene encoding Putative acetolactate synthase small subunit — translation MRDGNIRRRRHTVIAQLEDRPGALNRIVSRCRQRGFDIESLVVGRSETPGLLRMTLVVDGGIDAEQVVRQLGKLVDVLDIRDVSDEDTLVREMALIKVRWDADRRTHITEVVRAFRARIVDVSPASVIVEVTGDEGKVDALVRLLQDYGVIEMVRTGRLAMLRGPAPSHPPLEQLEEAYEYCPVPQPR, via the coding sequence ATGAGGGACGGAAACATCCGTCGCCGTCGCCACACCGTCATCGCCCAGCTGGAGGACCGACCGGGCGCCCTCAACCGCATCGTTTCCCGGTGTCGCCAGCGGGGCTTCGACATCGAGAGTCTGGTCGTCGGCCGGTCGGAGACGCCGGGGCTTCTCCGGATGACCCTGGTCGTCGACGGCGGCATCGACGCCGAACAGGTCGTCCGCCAGTTGGGCAAGCTGGTCGACGTCCTGGACATCCGGGACGTCTCGGACGAGGACACCCTCGTCCGGGAGATGGCGCTCATCAAGGTTCGATGGGATGCAGACCGCCGGACCCACATCACCGAGGTCGTCCGAGCCTTCCGGGCCCGGATCGTCGACGTCTCGCCGGCCTCCGTCATCGTCGAGGTCACGGGCGATGAGGGCAAGGTCGACGCCCTGGTCCGGCTCCTGCAGGACTACGGGGTCATCGAGATGGTCCGGACGGGCCGACTGGCCATGCTTCGGGGTCCGGCGCCCTCACACCCGCCGCTGGAACAACTGGAAGAGGCTTACGAGTACTGTCCAGTGCCTCAACCCCGATAG
- the ilvC gene encoding Ketol-acid reductoisomerase (NAD(+)): MAKVYYDADADLGLLRDKKVAVIGFGSQGHAHALNLKDSGVDVTVGLYPGSPSWSRAQAAGLRVVSVAEAVQRADIVMLLVPDPVQPQVYRESIGPHLRPGQLLMFAHGFNIHFRQIVPPPEVDVTMVAPKAPGHRMRELFTQGIGVPALLAVHQDATERAKPLTLAYAKGIGCTRAGVIETTFAEETETDLFGEQAVLCGGVTALIQAAFETLVEAGYQPEIAYFECLHELKLIVDLMYEGGMSYMRYSVSDTAEYGDYTRGPRVIDDHVRRTLREILREVQTGVFAREWILENQAGRPVFETLRRRQAQHPIEEVGRRLRAMMPWLKGGPTR, encoded by the coding sequence ATGGCCAAAGTTTACTACGACGCGGACGCCGACCTGGGCCTGCTTCGAGATAAAAAGGTCGCCGTCATCGGTTTCGGCTCCCAGGGCCACGCCCATGCCCTCAACCTGAAGGACTCGGGCGTCGACGTGACGGTCGGACTGTACCCGGGCTCTCCTTCCTGGTCGAGGGCCCAGGCCGCCGGCCTGCGGGTCGTCTCGGTCGCCGAGGCCGTCCAGCGGGCCGACATCGTCATGCTGTTGGTCCCGGACCCCGTCCAGCCCCAGGTGTACCGGGAGAGCATCGGCCCCCATCTTCGGCCGGGTCAACTCCTGATGTTCGCCCACGGGTTCAACATCCATTTTCGTCAGATCGTCCCCCCGCCGGAGGTGGACGTGACGATGGTCGCCCCGAAGGCCCCGGGGCATCGGATGCGGGAACTCTTCACGCAGGGCATCGGGGTCCCGGCCCTCCTGGCCGTCCATCAGGACGCCACCGAGCGGGCCAAGCCCCTGACGCTGGCTTACGCCAAGGGCATCGGCTGTACGCGGGCCGGCGTCATCGAGACGACCTTCGCCGAGGAGACGGAGACGGACCTCTTTGGCGAGCAGGCCGTCCTGTGCGGGGGCGTGACGGCCCTCATCCAGGCGGCCTTCGAGACGCTGGTCGAGGCGGGCTATCAGCCCGAGATCGCCTACTTCGAGTGTCTCCACGAGCTGAAGCTCATCGTGGACCTCATGTACGAAGGCGGGATGTCCTACATGCGGTATTCGGTCTCCGACACGGCCGAGTACGGCGACTACACGCGGGGACCGCGCGTGATCGACGACCACGTGCGCCGGACCCTGCGGGAGATCCTGCGGGAGGTCCAGACGGGCGTCTTTGCCCGGGAGTGGATCCTGGAGAACCAGGCCGGTCGGCCCGTCTTCGAGACCCTGCGACGCCGGCAGGCTCAGCATCCCATCGAGGAGGTCGGCCGGCGCCTGCGGGCCATGATGCCCTGGCTCAAGGGCGGGCCGACTCGTTAA
- the leuA_1 gene encoding 2-isopropylmalate synthase yields MERVWILDTTLRDGEQSPGVALNADQKLEIARALAALRVDVIEAGFPASSPGDFQAVRRIAREVRGCVIAGLARAVPNDVDACWEALRPAESPRIHIFISSSDIHIMHQLEKSREEVLEMARAMVARARRYCPDVEFSPMDATRSDRRFVYQMLEAVIDAGATVVNIPDTVGYAIPEEFADFIRSIRENVPNIDRAVISVHCHDDLGLAVANSLAAIRAGARQVEGCINGIGERAGNAALEEIIMALRTRRDFFGVEVGVDTTQIYRVSQLVSRLTGMPVQPNKAIVGVNAFRHQSGVHQHGVVKLRETYEIIDPRDIGLPRGGIIVLNKNSGRAGLQARLKELGYTLSEEEMDRVFRAFKELADRKGEVHDADLVALMAAERTPARETFQLDLLQVSCANGTPTVTVRLVGSGGRVVETTVTGTAPPESSYRTMGDLVGTSHRLVESYQVRTVPQPTDDAPCAVTVWIDVNGYSFIGRGADPDVIVAASRALQDALGQFLTRGVPSATHRPGEVMVRIDVDGRQLVGRARNTDVIVASARALMDALQGVLVAGVAAEETVPLVSGR; encoded by the coding sequence ATGGAAAGGGTCTGGATTTTGGACACGACGCTTCGGGACGGGGAGCAGTCCCCGGGCGTCGCCTTGAACGCCGATCAAAAGCTGGAGATCGCCCGCGCCTTGGCGGCCCTGCGAGTCGACGTCATCGAGGCCGGATTCCCCGCCTCCTCGCCGGGCGACTTTCAAGCCGTCCGCCGTATCGCCCGGGAGGTGCGGGGTTGCGTCATCGCCGGGCTGGCGCGGGCGGTGCCGAACGATGTGGATGCTTGCTGGGAGGCCCTGCGGCCGGCCGAGTCTCCCCGCATCCACATCTTCATCTCCAGCTCGGACATCCATATTATGCACCAACTGGAAAAGAGCCGGGAAGAGGTCCTCGAGATGGCGCGGGCGATGGTCGCCCGGGCCCGGAGGTACTGCCCGGACGTCGAGTTCTCCCCGATGGACGCCACCCGGTCGGACCGGCGGTTCGTCTACCAGATGTTAGAAGCCGTGATCGACGCCGGGGCGACGGTCGTCAACATCCCCGACACGGTCGGCTACGCCATCCCGGAGGAGTTCGCCGACTTCATCCGGAGCATCCGGGAGAACGTCCCCAACATCGACCGGGCGGTCATCTCCGTGCACTGCCACGACGACCTGGGCTTGGCCGTCGCCAACAGCCTGGCCGCCATCCGGGCCGGTGCCCGGCAGGTCGAGGGGTGCATCAACGGCATCGGCGAACGGGCCGGCAATGCGGCCCTCGAGGAAATCATCATGGCCCTTCGCACACGGCGGGACTTCTTCGGGGTCGAGGTCGGCGTCGACACGACCCAAATCTATCGGGTCAGCCAGCTCGTGTCCCGGCTCACGGGCATGCCCGTCCAGCCGAACAAGGCCATCGTGGGCGTCAACGCCTTCCGGCACCAGTCGGGCGTCCACCAGCACGGCGTCGTCAAGCTCCGGGAGACCTACGAGATCATCGACCCCCGGGACATCGGCCTCCCCCGGGGCGGGATCATCGTCCTCAACAAGAATTCCGGCCGGGCCGGCTTGCAGGCCCGGCTCAAGGAGTTGGGCTACACGCTAAGCGAAGAGGAGATGGACCGGGTCTTCCGGGCCTTCAAAGAGCTGGCCGACCGAAAGGGCGAGGTCCACGACGCCGACCTCGTCGCCCTCATGGCGGCCGAACGGACCCCGGCCCGGGAGACTTTCCAACTGGACCTCCTGCAGGTCTCCTGTGCCAACGGGACGCCGACGGTCACGGTCCGGCTCGTCGGGTCGGGCGGCCGGGTCGTCGAGACGACCGTCACGGGGACGGCGCCTCCGGAGTCGTCTTACCGGACGATGGGCGACCTGGTCGGCACGTCCCACCGCCTGGTCGAGTCCTATCAGGTCCGGACCGTGCCCCAGCCGACCGACGATGCGCCCTGTGCCGTGACGGTCTGGATCGACGTGAACGGATACAGCTTCATCGGCCGTGGCGCCGACCCCGACGTCATCGTGGCCGCCTCCCGGGCTTTGCAGGACGCTCTCGGCCAGTTTCTGACGCGGGGCGTCCCCTCGGCGACGCACCGGCCCGGTGAGGTCATGGTCCGCATCGACGTCGATGGCCGTCAGCTGGTCGGTCGGGCCCGCAATACGGATGTCATCGTGGCCTCGGCCCGGGCCTTGATGGACGCCCTCCAGGGCGTCCTGGTAGCGGGCGTGGCCGCCGAGGAGACCGTGCCCCTCGTCTCCGGCCGGTGA
- the leuC_1 gene encoding 3-isopropylmalate dehydratase large subunit → MPPKTLLEKVWEAHVVDEADGRALLYVDLHLVHEVTSPQAFEGLRLAGRRVRRPDLTVATADHNVPTEARPVPIADAVARRQVEALRANCEAFGITYFGLESDRQGIVHVIGPELGLTQPGMVIVCGDSHTSTHGAFGALAFGIGTSDVEHVLATQCIWMNKPKTMEIRVEGSLPRGVTAKDLILGIIGRIGVDGAVGHVVEYTGPAIRALSMEGRMTVCNMSIEAGARAGMVAPDDTTFAYLEGRPFAPRGRDWERALAYWQSLPTDPGAVYDKTVVIDASTMEPYVTWGTRPDQVAPVTGRVPDPASLARPEDRAAAERALQYMGLEPGTPIQEIWVDRVFIGSCTNARIEDLRAAAAVVRGRRVHPRVRAMVVPGSTQVKRQAEAEGLDRVFKEAGFEWRESGCSMCLGMNPDILRPGERCASTSNRNFEGRQGPGGRTHLVSPLMAAAAAIAGRFVDIRTWDWDE, encoded by the coding sequence ATGCCGCCGAAGACGCTCCTGGAAAAAGTGTGGGAGGCCCACGTCGTCGACGAGGCCGACGGCCGGGCTCTTCTCTATGTGGACCTTCACCTCGTCCACGAAGTCACCTCGCCCCAGGCGTTCGAGGGCCTCCGCCTGGCCGGCCGCCGGGTCCGCCGCCCCGACCTGACGGTGGCGACGGCCGACCACAACGTGCCGACGGAGGCCCGACCGGTGCCGATCGCGGACGCCGTCGCCCGACGCCAGGTCGAAGCCCTGCGGGCGAACTGTGAGGCCTTTGGGATTACCTACTTTGGACTCGAGTCCGACCGTCAGGGAATCGTCCACGTCATCGGCCCCGAGCTGGGCCTGACCCAGCCCGGCATGGTCATCGTGTGCGGCGACTCCCACACGTCGACCCACGGGGCCTTCGGGGCCCTGGCCTTCGGCATCGGGACGTCGGACGTCGAGCACGTCCTGGCGACCCAGTGCATCTGGATGAACAAGCCTAAAACGATGGAGATTCGCGTCGAGGGCTCGCTCCCCCGGGGCGTCACGGCCAAGGACCTGATCCTGGGCATCATCGGCCGGATCGGCGTCGACGGCGCCGTCGGCCACGTCGTCGAGTACACCGGTCCGGCCATCCGGGCCCTCTCGATGGAGGGCCGGATGACCGTCTGCAACATGTCCATCGAGGCCGGCGCCCGGGCCGGGATGGTCGCCCCCGACGACACGACCTTCGCCTACCTCGAGGGCCGTCCCTTCGCCCCTCGGGGCCGGGACTGGGAACGGGCTCTCGCCTACTGGCAGAGCCTGCCGACGGACCCCGGCGCCGTCTACGATAAGACCGTCGTCATCGACGCCTCCACGATGGAGCCTTACGTGACCTGGGGGACTCGACCCGACCAGGTCGCCCCCGTCACGGGCCGGGTGCCCGACCCGGCCTCCTTGGCCCGACCCGAGGACCGGGCGGCGGCCGAACGGGCCCTCCAGTACATGGGCTTAGAGCCGGGGACGCCGATTCAGGAAATCTGGGTCGACCGGGTCTTCATCGGGTCGTGCACGAACGCCCGCATCGAGGACCTCCGGGCGGCGGCCGCCGTCGTACGGGGCCGGCGGGTCCACCCCCGGGTCCGGGCGATGGTCGTGCCCGGTTCGACCCAGGTCAAGCGCCAGGCCGAAGCCGAAGGCCTCGACCGGGTCTTCAAGGAGGCCGGCTTCGAGTGGCGGGAGTCGGGGTGTTCGATGTGCCTCGGCATGAACCCCGACATCCTGCGACCCGGCGAGCGGTGCGCCTCGACGTCCAACCGCAACTTCGAGGGCCGGCAGGGCCCCGGGGGACGGACCCACCTGGTCAGCCCGCTGATGGCGGCGGCCGCCGCCATCGCCGGCCGATTCGTCGATATCCGGACCTGGGACTGGGACGAGTAA
- the leuD1 gene encoding 3-isopropylmalate dehydratase small subunit 1 has product MEPFRRHTGIVAPLDRTHVDTDQIMPKQFLKRIERTGYGAFLFFHWRYRPDGQPDPTFELNRPEYQGATILATGRNFGCGSSREHAVWGLKDYGFRVIIAPSFADIFFHNCIQNGLLPAVVTEEAARAIIDRARTRPGWRLTVDLERQVLSDEADLRIEFHIDPQARERLLNGWDDIDLTLLREDRIRAYERRRPKWLPRVSQQ; this is encoded by the coding sequence ATGGAACCGTTCCGGCGCCACACCGGAATCGTCGCCCCCTTAGACCGGACGCACGTCGACACGGACCAGATCATGCCCAAGCAGTTCCTGAAGCGCATCGAGCGGACCGGCTACGGGGCCTTCCTGTTCTTCCACTGGCGCTACCGGCCCGACGGCCAGCCGGACCCGACGTTCGAGCTGAACCGACCCGAATATCAGGGCGCTACCATCCTGGCGACGGGCCGCAACTTCGGATGCGGTTCCTCCCGGGAGCATGCCGTATGGGGCCTGAAAGACTACGGCTTTCGGGTCATCATCGCTCCGTCGTTTGCCGACATCTTCTTTCACAACTGCATTCAGAACGGCCTCCTGCCGGCGGTCGTGACGGAGGAGGCCGCCCGGGCCATCATCGACCGGGCCCGGACCCGGCCCGGATGGCGGCTGACGGTCGACTTAGAGCGTCAGGTCCTCTCTGACGAGGCTGACCTGCGCATCGAATTCCACATCGACCCCCAGGCCCGGGAACGGCTCCTGAACGGGTGGGACGACATCGACCTGACCCTCCTCCGGGAGGACCGCATCCGGGCTTACGAGCGACGACGACCCAAGTGGCTCCCCCGTGTCAGTCAGCAATAA